The genomic stretch tttatttgtcatttattagttaattattgAGTGGTATTTAAATTGAGTTTAACCTTTAATTAACACTATAAGACATTTCatagtctattttatttttatttaatttcaagccGGAAAAAGGCAGAACAGTGAAGTTCTGATTATTCAGTACGTTAATTCAATATCTATTAAtcttaaattcttatttttaaaaacgccTGTATTTCTATACCCTTAGAATCAAAGACActtgcaataaatatttacttaatgtatATCTGCgtcatattgaaatatatgccgagaaatataatattttatgacgtaTAGATCACtcgcataaataaaatatttgcacaAGTGTGCCAAGATGCGGTCGAATGCAAAGCACACGGGCAGGCAAGCTTGACGTGTACTCACGAAGGGCATCGTGGCGCGTCCTCCGCTGTAAACTATCGTGAAATGTAACGTACTGGAATCAACAGGGACGTCTCAGCGCTGAAGCCGCAACACTCGCACACCGTCAGGTAGCACTCGTCACCGTTCTCCTCGAAGGTCATGGCGCGCGCGCATCGCACGGGCAGCTTTTGCCCACTGACGGCTATCGCGGCGCGCTAGCACCCACACTCCGCTAACACTCACCGGTGGTACGTCGTCGTTGTCGACTTTGTTTTCCGGCTCGATGAGGTCTCCGTAAGCCGGCATCGTGTCCGCTGCGTCCGTCGTAGTCGTGTCCGCACACCCCTCCTCTTCCGTTTCGTTGTTGTCGCTCGAATGCGGCGGCGCGGGCGAATGCGCAGCCATAGCGAGTCGCTGCCGGGCCAGTAACACCGCCGCCTCCAATGTCCCCACCTCACCCCCTCCTTCCTCAACCTCATCCTCGTCATCGTCACGATCCTCTGACAAGGCAACTGACGCCTGCGCGACGAATGCAATGCGTCGCTTTAGAGCATCACCCGGACTCGGTTCTTCTACGGGTTTCACGATTTCAGTTTTACGGCGTCGTTTCCACGCCTCCTTTGTAAAGGCACGCATCGCTACTGGATGTTCAACCGCTATAGGTATGAAAGGCGGTTCTGGTGATGCAGATGGCTCTGGCAACGTGGAATCTAATTTGGATTCCGTTGTGTTGGTGGATTGTTGTTCTTGCTTTTCGGACTCAACAGCTGCGTCAAGTTCTGGCTTTGGTATAACCTGATCTTGTTCCAAAGGGTTAACTTGAACTTCATTTTGATCACCTTGTTCGGGTTCCAGTCCAGGATCGTCAGACAGCGAAGGTGTCGTGGAACTTTCTCCTCGCCTTTTTCCGATACTTCCCATACGCTTAAGCAATCCAGTGGACTTCTTTTTTTCAACGATCGGTGAACTGTCAGTGCTCCGCGAAGCGTCCACCGACTCCGCGCgttgtttcttatttttcttgCGCATAGTGCGTTCGTCTCGCGCGATCTCACCGTCCGATACTGAGGATTTAGTCGAACCGGTGCGCTTGAGCGACGCGATGTGGAAGGGCGCGCCGGAGCGGAACGGCGAGCGGAGCGTTTGTAGCGTTCGCTTCAAGCGGGAAGGCTGGGGGCCGGGGATGGGGGCGGGCAGAAGCGGGGGCTCGTCGTCCCGCATGGTGGTGTGTCGAGAGCGGCGCGCGGACTGCCGGGCTCGTTCGCCGCCCGCCTGCACACGCAGCGACCTTGCTCCTGATCAGCGCGCGTGAACCGAGGATAAACTTTCGACAAGGTCCTCTGACTAACACCAATCCGATAAGGGTGGTATATAGCACATTATACTAAACTGTGACAAATTTAACTTAATGTGATTAAACTTATTGGATGATGACACCACAATATTGAGCATTATCACGTGATTACAGTTTGTTTAGCCACAATTTACTATGTTCAATTTGCACTGCATTTTAAAAAGAAGAGCTCTTAACACTGTAAAATCATGTTTGTATTTAACTTCAGTAATAGATCGACGGAGACTACTGATATTATAACGTCCAACGGATAAGTAAACGTAATAGGATTATGAGTTCCTCGATATAATTGCAAGAATTTCCTTTCTTTGTAAGTGTCTACATTGTGTTGTACTTATACTTTACTATTCTATTTACTACATATTTGCATAAATCGTTGAAAGAAAGACTTTATTTCGagttattataattgttgttttacagtttatttacatgaagtaaataacaatttatgatATTCTTTAAACGGttttaaaacaacttaaaattttatttaaattaaatgaccgaATTATTACAAAGATAACCTTTGTATTACAATATGTTTCACAAATTAATATCtacctacatattttatataaaaaaaaccttcttcCGCGTTACATTTGAATGAatacgtataattataaatgcttGGTTTAAAAACGAGTACTTGTTAGATCTGGTCGTAGACGGAGGTCACTTAGCCCTTAATATTCATATACAGGCTATCTAACCCAAAAATAACGTCTAAAATCAGACGGGTAGTAGATGAGATGAGATGATCTccagcataaaaaaaaaacatttttataagtatagatgatAACATAATCGTGCATAATTATGTTACGTGGAAAAATACAGAATATGTAGACAActtattatcttataaatatcataatgtGTCCAAGGACCcataaatttcataaacacGTGCCTCAtttacgtttaaattaaaaaaaaataccacataacttaaaaatataccatCAAAAAACgtcttgtttattttacatacatatagaaCTACAAACtggtttaattttgttacaacACATACcttgaattattttaactagtatcttaatattttaatcaagttcaaataaagagttaaaattttataaaaacatattatatgtattacacaAATGTctaaaaatagcaataattatactttttctaCAGATAAACACTAGCTGTGTTTAAAATCTTATGAGACCGgtgatgatatttaattttttacacacATGATAATTATGTTACTgagaaaactattatttatacatgtgtGTGTAAAATCATATCGGCAAGTGTACGTAGGAGTCACTGTTTTGGGTTGAAAACgtcaaaacaatataaatattattctacaCGATTTCGTAAAATCAATTTGGTTTAAATACGTTCCACTCATGAGAAAGTAAATATTgatctatttataaatgtcaaaatatatcaCTGTCGGTCTTCCTCATTGCCTGTTGACCCTATGATTATAAGTTGATGAACCACGTACCATAACAAGTTGCATTTGTACGGAATCCTTCAACGGAAGAGAAGCCCTATAACTAGGACTGGAGTTTTGATATCGACCAACACAAAATcacttcaaataaataactatgaaCTTTATTCTAAGATAATAAGATCGATAGTTGATCgtttaacattaaatcatatacgatttttattttctagCTCTCATaagaattttagttttaattgagCACGTTGTTTTACTATGAATTATTTTAGACGGGAACTTTTGCAGGTTTAGTTTAGTAggtgtataaaatacatatttgcgcgagtttatgttaaatataaacaaaagtatctttaaattatatcacaatAGTGATCAAAACCTGTATTTTTATTCTAAGATTATTAAATCGCTAAGTATACTTCCATACAGTTAACAAAGTTTATTAATgagattatatttaacaaaatatgaaatactACAATGTTATGGACATGTTTGACGCATTGTAGTAGCATAATTGGATCTTTGGTACACTAATTATAACTCAATAGAAATtgtttagttattaaaattaaaccaagTTATTGTGAAGACGTTATTTTATTCCCaaggttataaatataaagattttacgtctagtatatataatatatctaaaattataatatatctaaaattataaaactgtaCGTCAATTTAGTCTAGTTTTAGAGATAATTTTGTCAAAACGATATAGGCTTGGCCTTCCATAaacgttttattgttttataacagTTATGTAtctttgttatgtttatttccGCTGTTTGTCAGGATTTGATTTCAAATTATACtatatgaaacaaataatagtTTTGAGATGTAGCACCCCTACATCACTAGTTGCGACGCCTAGCTGACAACCAGTCATCAATTTACTACCCCAAAcctcaatactttgtattgtagtgtttcggtttgaagggtgaatcaGCTATcgtattactttaatttacattgTCTGATTTACACGTAAATATTTCCAATGAATCAAACTATACGCGAAATGTTTGAGATagattcaataaaatttgatcttgcgcaatataatattttcaataatcatATACAAGTCaagtcattaaaattataatttatttaaataaatatacgtataacATAGGTTTgtggttttgaaatattttattattcattttcattcatgtGTATAATATGAGatgagataaatttatttttattagatattttcgACTCATAATCCTGTGTGTATGTATGAGCTTGCTTTTATGCTTGCATGCttttaatttcagtttaaaTTTTCAAGCCATATTTAATGCACAAGGATATAAATAGAAAAGCAATATGTAATAAATccccttttttataaaattgctcaaaatttagttttttttttttgtttatttattcgataaatgtatttattgtaaatataagtgCTAAGTTGTTCAtggatcaaaataaataaatagttgctGAAATGTATCTTAATAAACCAATCAAGAAACCAAATAAGGCgcaataaaacgagttttacCGAATTATGTCGTGACTAAAGCTCTATTAATGTCTTATAAAATGAGTAACTAAGCCATTACGAAACAAAGGCGTCATGGTAAAAATAattcagaatatttttattatataacaaatatgtttgGCAAAAGATCAATTCAAACTCTTAAtccatattaaaatttgtacgCTTATGATGAAAATCAGCTATTGTTTTTCACTGCTTTAGGTGCATTCGAGCGGGATATCCacttgatgataagtggtcaccgtcgccTTTGGACACGTCGCATCGTTATGGGGTTAGTGATGCTTTAGAAGGAATCTGTATACCCGATGTCTGAAAAGTACCTATTATAGCACACTAATATAGACGACGGAAAATGATCATGGAATCAAGTgatctaattttataattaagtaatcaataatattaatagtaatttttattttcagagttTGTTGATACGTCAATACTAGATAAATATATGGATAGGTACTGGAAGATTGCTCATAACTTTTCTTAGaccaaaattatattgtaacgTAGGTTTATTCCTCTCAATGGCATGTTATAATGGGAACATTACCATGATGGATATTTCATTGTAGCACAGGAAGCATCAATGAGCGTATTAGAATCGTTTATCGTCTAACACGACTAGTTAACTATTTATAGAAGTAGGACCTTTATAACGTAAGGAGTAGGTATCGCAAGGCaacaattaacaaattatatatactaagtctaataaataatttaatcacacACAATCAATCACAGTCAAGATATTATTCTGCGTAATAAAATACAGAAAGAAAGAAGATTATTCCATCCATTACTAATTCTATCGTCCatatttttaagcaaattaCTCAATTACTTACACTGAAACGGCCATTAGTTTGAGCTTCAAGAGCATCCTCAGCCATCATAACGAAACCTTTCAATTTACGCGCACAAATTAGGCAAATAATTAtcagtaatttaatttgtatttcgaatgacgtgtaataaacattacatttcACTTGAAGTTAAAGGATGTTAAGGAAATGAAATcccatatttttattcataatctcCTAAGAAAACTGACTGTAGCTACGTATGTTTTTTTCAttgatataaattgtaaacatttcACTTCAAAATTAAAACTGACATTAATAGGAGTCACTCTAGAAGATTGTGGATAACTGTCGATTCAacgagtatttattttatcggaTAAACCTTATCAATGTAATCGATAAGAGGTACGCAATCTtcgtttacattacattacatattggTTGAATCATTCATTAGTCCGTATCGatattcgaaaaatatattttgtctatTTCTCCAAATCAAGGTCAAtctagtaatttaatataacgaatatttataataattttacacgTGTTATAAAATCTGTATAAATGTTAATTCTGAGTCTCTTAGTTTgtttaacatatttaacaaataacaatttagcatattttaaaatagttttgttgtCTCTTGGCCAATACTAAGTAGCTAAGTGTAGATTccaatgaaattgaaatttaaaaactagttctttgacttaaattaaAGAAGCACAAGCGAAAATGAATGCGGAAATATTCGGAAACATTGACAGAAGTCTCATTTAAAAATCACCATCAAATATTACCGGTCCAAGTCGACAGAATCAAATTCCGAACCGgattgcttaaatatttaatattatgtttatttgaataaaaataatgtagattTTTGGAAACAACATCgactaaaataatgtatttacgcACCTGCGAATATCGCTTCCCATTCTTATTGCCTGGCATAGTG from Vanessa cardui chromosome 1, ilVanCard2.1, whole genome shotgun sequence encodes the following:
- the LOC124544542 gene encoding uncharacterized protein LOC124544542 isoform X1 — encoded protein: MRDDEPPLLPAPIPGPQPSRLKRTLQTLRSPFRSGAPFHIASLKRTGSTKSSVSDGEIARDERTMRKKNKKQRAESVDASRSTDSSPIVEKKKSTGLLKRMGSIGKRRGESSTTPSLSDDPGLEPEQGDQNEVQVNPLEQDQVIPKPELDAAVESEKQEQQSTNTTESKLDSTLPEPSASPEPPFIPIAVEHPVAMRAFTKEAWKRRRKTEIVKPVEEPSPGDALKRRIAFVAQASVALSEDRDDDEDEVEEGGGEVGTLEAAVLLARQRLAMAAHSPAPPHSSDNNETEEEGCADTTTTDAADTMPAYGDLIEPENKVDNDDVPPSASAGGERREHLYKILVIGELGTGKTSIIKRYVHQFFSQHYRATIGVDFALKVLNWDANTVIRLQLWDIAGQERFGNMTRVYYKEAVGAFIVFDVSRVATFDAVVKWKNDLDTKVQLPDGSPIPCILLANKCDQQKEGIVNSPAKMDEYCREKGFAGWFETSAKENINIEDAARSLVNKILLNDKLLQSSDKDGDGFALDHKIANGENNRDTSSSKSCSC